A single genomic interval of Adhaeribacter pallidiroseus harbors:
- a CDS encoding PKD domain-containing protein: protein MAVNGSVNCNGKSATISLPRTEVGTSYVAYIGNTPVSDMKDGKTGSLTINLYPDFLAIGKNVIKVKVRNLGCPDYFLNDTALVDIQLPTLAKPSIQAAGPTVFCAGGQVQLSGPTGMAGYQWSNGQSTEKIMVSSSGFYRLRVKDAAGCYSPYSEVIEVQATPTNIDLGLNETICVNALPRLITGYAPLGGTWSGKGVSSAGMFNPAMAGVGEHRLTYTFCNKSAVKTIQVTPLPKITDFTIQANQDILCYGSYTRVVLYNVVPRAKYEIYQGNQLIDTIYPENTYTDFFTNPIKENTYIRVKGTALNECGSDTLSKKYFFNLFVNPHIKVQTNTPVICKKEAPVIYVVKSEPEVLYQLQNGFLDIGAPQMGNGDTLKFQTGPLSKATTFSVAAKKSYCTTTLLQTVTVKVSGPSAYFTVNTYNPEVGEAVTILNSSLNENGKYEWNFGPGASILNSTEKNPATITYPTPGTYNITLTCTGPDGCVDVTIRTVTVINPVTPAPQSYSLSSVYGEMAAIGSTYDSEENSYTFLKSEFAQYGTYHYSPAGDDLVVKKQSANHRDNWQTLVKYNSKGLVQWATYLSHASNWVKGGDVKTDVEGNVYVSYFHGEHLDSIQAFSTDGSSVIFDPPHDGHNNTAVVILKYNKNGILQWHATYLDTYTTSKTTLALDNNLNVYCGSETKLCKLDKNGKILWTKAQGYSDLKIDSQSKIWGLRVDALVLDKYDASGNVLFRSNPPVKIGEAALHITPLYLNLDKQDNLYVSGIFAGEFALDKYSLSNNYNPADGHKDIFLGKLNKSGSLSWLKQVGTSEEEPLKGMDVKNDKIILFGKTAGNNISYNRLPDKTYRDNLNFAAGGSFVGLTDTSATENMRLVKINDGVDSYLNYHNNLISFSKKQDNVLFALPLKRGLILNQEINIKPIFSFQSNIISFRSDLALLFRPVPPVSYFTSANSICVGGTIQFSDASSENPSSWNWSIPGAVPAASSERNPQIKFEKPGTYTVSLTSTNAIGTGNTYSKKIMVEDFPVIRISPGIVCEGTDLTLTASGASTYNWGNGKTGASFSLTNVKRDTTITVTGRNAAGCETKVNHTINVIPTPEVRILTGLGPICQDAAPINLPAASPAGGNYSGPGVTRGIFNPALAKIGKNTIIYTYTNSNGCTGIATLDVMVKSRPNVSFASLIPVCLGQSVINLTGGFPEGGTYSGNGVSNGIFNPHEAGVGTHLITYSYTLNGCTTTATRDIIVTPEPQAPQVPTKWFYCLDSHVDTLLAGTQDYIRWYSVPEGGSALDISLLTKSNKVGTTDYYISTMVNGCESKRTKIAVTITSPPEVNAGSDQSICIGAGTIQLSGFSPAGGTWLGKGVSSTGIFSPLEAGIGNHTLIYSFTQNGCSVSGSKIVTVMESPVTTLSPFNQTICSSNNAFILTGGKPTRGEYSGPGVIDGVFNATIAGTGKHSIVYTYTANGCTTSAVQVITVSTCTGVKESESAKSLLLYPNPTKDKIHVAMNFATGTALQLKLVDAKGVTLLEQNFNLVSGKFNQILNLKDKSKGVYLLQLLTDKEIINKRIILE, encoded by the coding sequence TTGGCAGTTAATGGGAGTGTTAATTGTAACGGGAAGTCTGCCACCATAAGTTTACCTCGCACCGAAGTAGGGACAAGCTATGTCGCTTATATTGGCAATACGCCTGTTAGCGACATGAAAGATGGTAAGACAGGTTCATTAACTATTAATCTATACCCGGATTTTTTAGCAATTGGTAAAAATGTAATTAAAGTAAAAGTAAGAAATTTAGGCTGCCCGGATTATTTTCTGAATGATACCGCTTTGGTGGACATCCAATTACCCACTTTGGCTAAACCATCTATTCAGGCCGCTGGACCAACCGTTTTTTGTGCAGGAGGGCAAGTACAACTTTCCGGACCAACTGGTATGGCAGGTTATCAGTGGAGTAATGGTCAGAGTACAGAAAAAATTATGGTTTCCAGTTCGGGTTTTTACCGGTTAAGAGTTAAAGATGCGGCCGGATGTTACTCCCCTTATTCAGAGGTTATAGAAGTTCAAGCCACTCCCACTAATATAGATTTAGGTTTAAACGAAACAATTTGTGTAAATGCTTTACCCCGGCTTATAACCGGATATGCTCCATTAGGCGGTACCTGGTCAGGTAAGGGTGTTAGTTCTGCCGGTATGTTTAATCCGGCAATGGCTGGCGTAGGAGAGCATCGCCTTACCTATACTTTTTGTAATAAATCGGCCGTAAAAACCATTCAGGTTACTCCATTACCCAAGATTACCGACTTTACCATACAGGCTAACCAAGATATTTTATGCTATGGCAGTTATACAAGAGTAGTACTTTATAATGTTGTGCCTAGGGCTAAGTACGAAATCTACCAAGGTAACCAACTCATTGATACCATCTATCCCGAAAATACTTATACTGATTTTTTTACCAATCCAATTAAAGAAAATACCTATATACGGGTAAAAGGAACCGCTTTAAACGAATGTGGTTCGGATACACTTAGTAAAAAGTATTTTTTTAACTTGTTTGTAAATCCCCATATTAAAGTACAAACAAATACTCCAGTTATCTGTAAAAAGGAAGCTCCTGTAATTTATGTTGTAAAATCAGAACCAGAGGTTTTGTATCAGTTGCAAAATGGTTTTCTGGATATTGGTGCTCCGCAAATGGGAAACGGGGACACGTTAAAATTTCAAACCGGTCCCCTCTCGAAAGCTACTACGTTTAGCGTAGCTGCCAAAAAAAGTTATTGCACCACCACTTTATTGCAAACAGTTACAGTGAAAGTTTCCGGACCATCGGCTTACTTTACAGTTAATACCTACAATCCGGAAGTAGGCGAAGCCGTTACAATTTTAAATTCTTCCTTAAATGAAAACGGAAAATACGAATGGAATTTTGGGCCGGGGGCTTCCATCCTTAATTCTACCGAAAAAAATCCTGCAACAATTACTTACCCTACACCGGGTACCTATAATATAACATTAACTTGTACTGGTCCGGATGGTTGTGTAGATGTGACGATCCGCACCGTAACAGTCATTAATCCGGTAACGCCAGCACCGCAATCCTATTCGTTAAGTTCGGTATATGGAGAAATGGCTGCTATCGGAAGTACATATGATTCAGAAGAAAATAGCTATACTTTCTTGAAAAGCGAATTTGCGCAGTATGGTACGTATCATTATAGCCCGGCTGGCGATGATCTGGTAGTAAAGAAACAATCTGCGAATCACCGGGATAACTGGCAGACGCTTGTTAAATATAATTCAAAAGGTTTAGTCCAATGGGCGACTTATTTAAGTCACGCATCTAATTGGGTAAAAGGAGGTGATGTAAAAACGGATGTAGAAGGTAATGTTTACGTTTCTTATTTCCACGGTGAACACCTGGATAGTATACAAGCCTTTTCGACAGATGGCAGTTCTGTAATATTTGATCCTCCTCATGACGGGCATAATAACACGGCAGTAGTTATTTTAAAATACAACAAAAATGGCATTCTTCAATGGCATGCTACTTACTTAGATACCTATACTACTTCTAAAACAACTTTAGCTTTAGACAATAATTTAAATGTGTATTGTGGTAGTGAAACGAAGCTTTGCAAGTTAGATAAAAACGGAAAAATTTTGTGGACCAAAGCTCAGGGATATTCTGATCTTAAAATAGATAGTCAAAGCAAAATCTGGGGTTTGCGGGTTGATGCTTTAGTATTAGATAAATATGATGCGTCCGGAAATGTTTTGTTCAGATCCAATCCTCCCGTGAAAATAGGAGAAGCAGCCCTGCACATTACACCTTTGTACCTTAACCTGGACAAGCAAGATAATTTGTATGTATCGGGTATTTTTGCAGGAGAATTTGCACTCGATAAGTATTCACTTTCAAATAACTATAATCCCGCGGATGGGCATAAAGATATATTTTTAGGTAAGTTAAATAAGTCGGGTTCGCTAAGTTGGTTGAAACAGGTTGGTACGTCTGAAGAGGAACCTTTAAAAGGCATGGACGTGAAAAATGACAAAATAATTTTGTTTGGTAAAACTGCTGGGAACAACATTTCCTATAACCGCTTGCCCGATAAAACATACCGCGATAACCTAAACTTTGCTGCGGGCGGAAGTTTTGTTGGTTTAACGGATACTAGTGCCACAGAAAATATGAGGTTAGTTAAAATTAATGATGGGGTTGATTCTTATTTAAATTATCATAACAATTTAATTTCTTTTTCAAAAAAACAGGATAATGTTTTATTTGCTTTGCCTTTAAAAAGGGGATTGATATTAAACCAGGAAATAAACATAAAGCCGATTTTTAGTTTTCAGAGTAACATTATTTCCTTCCGCTCAGATTTGGCTTTACTATTCCGGCCAGTACCTCCGGTTTCTTATTTTACTTCGGCAAACTCTATTTGTGTAGGAGGTACTATTCAATTTTCGGATGCATCCAGTGAAAATCCAAGTTCCTGGAACTGGAGTATACCGGGAGCTGTTCCCGCAGCTTCTTCCGAAAGAAATCCACAGATAAAGTTTGAAAAGCCAGGAACTTACACCGTATCATTAACTTCTACTAATGCAATAGGAACCGGAAACACCTATAGTAAAAAAATAATGGTCGAAGATTTTCCTGTAATCAGAATCTCTCCTGGAATAGTTTGTGAGGGAACTGATTTAACTTTAACTGCATCCGGAGCCAGCACCTACAATTGGGGCAATGGCAAAACTGGCGCATCATTTAGTTTAACTAATGTAAAAAGAGATACTACCATAACTGTAACCGGCAGAAACGCGGCTGGTTGTGAAACTAAGGTAAACCATACCATAAATGTTATTCCTACACCAGAAGTAAGAATTTTAACCGGTTTAGGTCCTATATGCCAGGATGCGGCTCCCATTAACTTACCTGCGGCTAGTCCCGCGGGAGGTAATTATTCAGGTCCAGGTGTAACCAGGGGAATATTTAATCCGGCACTAGCTAAAATAGGTAAAAATACCATCATCTATACTTATACGAACAGTAATGGATGCACCGGTATAGCAACCCTGGATGTTATGGTAAAAAGCCGACCAAATGTTTCCTTTGCGTCTTTAATTCCGGTATGCCTTGGCCAATCCGTCATTAATTTAACGGGTGGTTTTCCTGAAGGCGGCACGTATAGTGGCAATGGAGTTTCCAACGGAATTTTTAACCCTCATGAAGCTGGAGTAGGGACTCACCTTATTACTTATTCTTATACGCTAAATGGTTGTACCACCACTGCCACAAGAGACATAATTGTTACTCCTGAGCCGCAAGCACCACAGGTTCCTACAAAATGGTTTTATTGCCTAGACTCCCATGTGGACACTCTTTTAGCAGGAACCCAGGATTATATAAGGTGGTACTCTGTTCCTGAAGGTGGTTCTGCCTTGGATATAAGTTTACTTACTAAATCCAACAAAGTTGGAACAACTGATTATTATATATCCACGATGGTAAATGGGTGTGAAAGTAAGCGAACCAAGATTGCTGTAACAATTACTAGCCCACCAGAAGTGAATGCCGGCAGTGATCAGTCAATTTGTATAGGTGCAGGTACAATTCAACTAAGCGGATTTAGTCCGGCCGGAGGAACCTGGTTAGGAAAGGGAGTAAGTTCAACGGGAATTTTCTCTCCTCTGGAAGCAGGAATTGGAAATCACACCTTAATTTATTCCTTTACTCAAAATGGCTGTTCTGTTTCAGGAAGTAAAATTGTTACTGTTATGGAAAGTCCTGTAACTACTTTGTCTCCCTTTAATCAAACTATATGTAGCAGTAATAATGCTTTTATATTAACAGGTGGGAAACCTACTAGAGGAGAATATTCCGGACCAGGTGTAATAGATGGAGTTTTTAATGCAACCATAGCCGGCACAGGCAAACATTCTATTGTTTACACCTATACCGCTAATGGCTGCACAACTTCTGCTGTTCAGGTAATTACCGTATCTACTTGCACCGGTGTAAAAGAAAGTGAATCGGCAAAGAGCCTCTTGTTATATCCAAATCCAACTAAAGACAAAATTCATGTAGCAATGAATTTTGCTACTGGTACCGCTTTACAATTAAAACTAGTAGATGCCAAAGGAGTTACCTTATTGGAACAGAATTTTAATTTAGTATCAGGAAAGTTTAATCAAATTTTAAACTTAAAAGATAAATCTAAAGGAGTTTACCTGCTCCAATTGCTTACCGATAAGGAAATTATTAATAAAAGAATTATTTTAGAATAA
- a CDS encoding glycoside hydrolase produces MANTLPVLSWAQNQKPLVITVNRKKQAQTMDNFGAAGCWYAEGIGKHWPTAKKEKIAELLFSQKLDAQGNPRGIGLSAWRFNIGGGTAEQGDKSGIIDVNRRVEGFLQDDGTYNWNKQIGYTWFLQKAKSYGVEKLIAFSNTPPVQYTQNGLGFKTVKDFKANLKPDKYEAYADFLTEVLLHYQKQGLGFDYISPVNEPQWDWMGKVGEAKQEGSPWRNFEISRVVKALDVALQQKSLISQIILPEAAKLTFLYGDTTQTSQQVQAFFKKNSSDYLGNLNHLPKLVVGHSYFTDEGDQATVAIRQQVADTTQKYGVQFWQSEYSMLADGFREGTKARRSAMDCGLFLAKMIHQDLTVANASAWQFWNGFEPGKPDFDTRYYLIALQPNANHTNGGFQPTKNLWALGHYSLFIRPGMHRLLLNRQDHLSAVEAAQKVMVSAYAHAAGKLVVVAINYETQAQNLQLDVKNLKKGTTYKRYVTTATPDENLKAYPMGKVTQPVALPPRSITTLVINE; encoded by the coding sequence ATGGCAAATACACTCCCGGTGCTCAGTTGGGCGCAAAACCAAAAACCCCTGGTAATAACCGTTAACAGGAAAAAGCAAGCGCAAACCATGGATAATTTTGGGGCGGCGGGTTGCTGGTACGCCGAAGGTATTGGCAAGCATTGGCCTACGGCCAAAAAAGAAAAAATAGCCGAATTATTATTCAGCCAAAAGTTAGATGCTCAAGGCAATCCGCGGGGCATTGGGTTATCGGCCTGGCGCTTTAACATTGGCGGCGGCACCGCCGAGCAAGGCGATAAAAGCGGTATAATAGATGTAAACCGCCGGGTAGAAGGTTTTCTGCAAGACGATGGTACCTACAACTGGAACAAACAAATCGGCTATACTTGGTTTTTGCAAAAAGCAAAAAGTTACGGTGTCGAGAAATTAATTGCATTCTCCAATACGCCACCCGTGCAATACACCCAAAACGGTTTAGGCTTTAAAACCGTGAAAGATTTTAAAGCAAACTTAAAACCTGATAAATACGAAGCGTATGCTGATTTTTTAACCGAAGTACTGCTGCATTACCAAAAACAAGGTTTAGGTTTTGATTATATCAGCCCGGTAAACGAACCGCAGTGGGATTGGATGGGTAAAGTAGGCGAGGCCAAGCAGGAGGGAAGTCCTTGGCGCAATTTCGAAATCAGCCGCGTGGTAAAAGCCCTGGATGTTGCGCTGCAACAGAAGAGTTTAATTAGCCAAATTATTTTACCCGAAGCGGCAAAGCTTACATTTCTGTACGGCGATACCACCCAAACGTCGCAACAAGTACAGGCATTTTTTAAAAAAAACAGTTCTGATTACCTGGGAAATCTAAACCACTTACCTAAACTGGTGGTGGGCCACAGCTATTTCACCGACGAAGGCGACCAAGCAACAGTGGCCATTCGCCAGCAAGTAGCCGATACTACCCAAAAGTACGGGGTGCAGTTTTGGCAATCGGAGTATTCCATGTTGGCCGATGGTTTCCGGGAAGGTACTAAAGCCCGCCGATCTGCCATGGACTGCGGCTTGTTTTTGGCCAAAATGATTCATCAAGACTTAACCGTAGCCAATGCTTCGGCCTGGCAGTTCTGGAATGGCTTTGAGCCTGGCAAACCCGATTTTGATACGCGTTATTATTTAATTGCCTTACAACCCAATGCCAACCACACCAATGGCGGGTTCCAGCCTACCAAAAACCTGTGGGCTTTAGGGCATTATAGTTTGTTTATCCGGCCCGGCATGCATCGCTTACTCTTAAACCGTCAAGATCATTTGTCGGCCGTAGAAGCAGCCCAAAAAGTAATGGTTTCGGCGTATGCCCACGCTGCTGGTAAGCTGGTAGTGGTAGCCATCAACTACGAAACGCAAGCTCAAAATTTGCAGCTGGATGTTAAAAATTTAAAAAAAGGAACTACTTATAAACGCTACGTTACTACCGCTACTCCCGATGAAAATCTGAAAGCTTATCCAATGGGTAAAGTCACGCAGCCTGTTGCTTTACCACCCCGATCTATAACCACCCTGGTAATTAATGAATAA
- a CDS encoding nucleoside deaminase, translating into MEEHEKWMHWCLNLAQQALQQGDFPVGAVVVQKGKLIGQGVEAGQLKKDITCHAEMEAIRDARQTINTADLQNCILYSTHEPCIMCSYVIRHHKISRVVVGTTVPEVGGSSSAYPLLSAPDISIWVAPPHLVTGVLAEACQALSQAYKQKFKK; encoded by the coding sequence ATGGAAGAACACGAAAAATGGATGCACTGGTGCCTGAATTTAGCGCAGCAAGCTTTACAGCAAGGCGATTTTCCGGTAGGCGCAGTAGTCGTACAAAAAGGTAAGCTAATTGGTCAGGGAGTAGAAGCTGGCCAATTGAAAAAAGATATTACCTGCCACGCCGAAATGGAAGCTATCCGGGATGCCCGGCAAACAATTAATACAGCTGACTTGCAAAATTGTATTCTTTATTCTACTCATGAGCCGTGCATCATGTGCTCCTACGTCATCCGGCACCATAAAATCAGCCGGGTAGTAGTAGGAACCACTGTGCCGGAAGTGGGCGGCAGTTCTTCGGCGTACCCCTTGTTATCTGCGCCCGACATAAGTATTTGGGTTGCTCCGCCGCACCTGGTAACAGGCGTGTTAGCCGAAGCTTGCCAGGCGCTTAGCCAAGCCTATAAACAAAAATTTAAAAAATAA
- a CDS encoding zinc-dependent alcohol dehydrogenase, which produces MLAMDYRGPKRVRVTQKPMPEIKHPEDAIVRVTRSCICGSDLHLYNGNVPDTRVGTTFGHEFVGVVEEVGSEVTKLKVGDHVLVPFNIACGRCHFCKQGLFGNCHESNPMATAVGGIFGYSHTAGGFHGGQAEYVRVPYANVSPTVIPEGMDIEDAVMLTDVVPTGYQAAEMAGIQPGDTVVVFGAGPVGIMAAKCAWLFGAGRVISIDHVEYRLEFVRNYAQCEAYNFRDMEDPVVFIKKTTDWMGADVVIDAVGAEAAGNTMQTITGRKTLLQAGSATALHWAINSVKKGGIVSIVGVYGPTDNLVPIGNVLNKGLTIRANQASVKRLLPRLIEHVQNGIINPKALITHRIPLEEVADGYRLFSAKLDNCIKPVLIPPSARM; this is translated from the coding sequence ATGCTAGCAATGGATTATCGCGGACCAAAACGGGTTCGTGTCACACAAAAGCCAATGCCCGAAATAAAGCATCCCGAAGATGCCATTGTTCGGGTTACCCGCTCCTGCATTTGTGGGTCGGATTTGCACTTATACAACGGTAACGTACCCGATACCCGGGTCGGCACAACCTTCGGCCACGAATTTGTGGGCGTAGTAGAAGAAGTTGGCTCCGAAGTAACTAAATTAAAAGTTGGCGACCACGTGCTGGTACCTTTTAATATTGCCTGCGGCCGTTGTCATTTTTGTAAACAAGGTTTGTTTGGTAACTGCCACGAATCGAACCCGATGGCTACAGCGGTAGGTGGAATTTTTGGTTACTCACACACCGCAGGTGGTTTCCACGGAGGCCAAGCCGAATACGTACGGGTACCTTACGCCAACGTGAGCCCCACCGTTATACCAGAAGGCATGGATATAGAAGATGCCGTAATGCTCACCGACGTAGTGCCTACCGGCTACCAGGCCGCCGAAATGGCCGGTATTCAGCCGGGTGATACGGTAGTCGTATTTGGCGCGGGCCCGGTAGGAATTATGGCGGCGAAATGCGCCTGGCTTTTTGGCGCTGGCCGCGTTATTTCCATCGACCACGTCGAATACCGTTTAGAATTTGTCCGGAACTACGCGCAGTGCGAAGCCTATAACTTCCGGGACATGGAAGATCCGGTGGTTTTTATTAAAAAAACAACCGACTGGATGGGGGCCGATGTGGTAATTGATGCCGTTGGCGCCGAAGCCGCCGGTAATACCATGCAAACCATAACCGGTCGGAAAACCTTATTGCAAGCCGGTTCGGCTACTGCGTTGCATTGGGCCATTAATTCGGTTAAAAAAGGCGGTATAGTTTCGATTGTGGGCGTATACGGACCAACCGATAACCTGGTACCTATCGGGAATGTGCTGAACAAAGGATTAACCATCCGGGCCAACCAGGCCTCGGTGAAACGCTTGCTGCCCCGCTTAATTGAGCACGTACAAAACGGCATCATCAATCCGAAAGCGTTGATTACGCACCGCATTCCGCTGGAAGAGGTGGCTGATGGCTACCGCTTATTTTCGGCTAAACTGGACAACTGTATTAAACCGGTTCTTATTCCTCCATCTGCCCGCATGTAA
- a CDS encoding PNPOx family protein: MAASPYHSGELEMQQKTGAALPAGRNARLIVPYLAPRADRFIAQQTFVMVSTQDGSGQVWTSILAGSAGFIKVIDDQRLVLDERDLHANPADIFWKNIQAQAAIGMLFIEPSTRRRYRVNGQVFRKQAQLLITIKQAYVNCPKYIQRRTSEQTAKSIYSPAAITGTILTKELQNWITAADTFYVGSSNNQHDMDTSHRGGNPGFVEVINATSLRIPDYVGNGMYNTLGNFLNYPAAGLLFIDFNAQRTLQLSGTAQVQWPAPSEIATTNHTVLSWIFKVKEWVILENLKNFTWTFQDYSPFNPD; encoded by the coding sequence ATGGCAGCTTCTCCTTATCATTCCGGTGAATTAGAAATGCAGCAAAAAACAGGAGCAGCATTGCCGGCCGGCCGCAATGCCCGATTGATCGTTCCTTACTTGGCTCCTAGGGCCGATAGATTTATAGCTCAACAAACTTTTGTAATGGTGAGCACTCAGGATGGCAGCGGTCAGGTTTGGACTTCTATTCTGGCGGGGAGCGCCGGTTTTATAAAAGTAATCGATGACCAAAGGCTGGTGTTGGATGAGAGGGATTTGCACGCTAATCCGGCAGATATTTTTTGGAAAAATATACAGGCGCAAGCCGCAATCGGAATGCTTTTTATCGAACCAAGCACGCGCCGCCGCTACCGGGTAAATGGTCAGGTTTTCCGAAAGCAGGCGCAATTGCTAATTACCATAAAACAAGCGTACGTTAACTGCCCCAAATACATCCAGCGTCGAACTAGCGAACAAACGGCCAAAAGTATTTACTCACCCGCGGCCATTACCGGAACCATCCTGACCAAGGAGCTACAAAACTGGATAACAGCGGCCGATACTTTTTATGTGGGCAGCAGCAACAACCAGCATGATATGGATACCTCGCACCGGGGTGGTAATCCGGGTTTTGTTGAAGTTATAAATGCTACGTCTTTACGCATTCCCGATTACGTGGGCAACGGCATGTACAATACCTTGGGTAATTTTTTAAATTATCCGGCGGCCGGTTTGCTTTTTATTGATTTTAATGCCCAACGCACCTTGCAACTATCGGGCACAGCCCAAGTTCAATGGCCGGCACCTTCAGAAATAGCAACCACTAACCACACCGTTCTTTCCTGGATTTTTAAGGTAAAAGAGTGGGTGATACTGGAAAATTTAAAAAACTTTACTTGGACTTTTCAGGATTACTCCCCTTTTAACCCCGACTAA
- a CDS encoding Gfo/Idh/MocA family protein, with translation MTENTKLLRVLVVGCGNMGTSHASAYHTLDGFQICGIVSTGKSKEVLNQKLGGSYPLFTDFEEALHTTQPDAVCISTYPDTHESYAIKALESGCHVFLEKPIADSVAGAVRVAETAQRTGKKLVIGYILRHHPSWIQFVELSRELGKPLVMRMNLNQQSHGAAWAVHRNLMKSLSPIVDCGVHYIDVMCQMTRSRPIQVSAIGARLTEDIPAGNYNYGQLQIRFADGSVGWYEAGWGPMISETAFFVKDVIGPKGAISIVAKDAGGAGKSDSVEAHTKTEWLRYHRADLNEKEELKLEDAWISMEDEPDHQELCNREQLYFLQAIREDINLTDHVADAVNSLRIAFACDESVRTGQVVAL, from the coding sequence ATGACTGAAAATACCAAGCTTCTACGCGTACTCGTGGTGGGTTGCGGTAATATGGGCACCTCGCACGCCAGTGCATACCACACGTTGGATGGTTTTCAAATTTGCGGCATTGTTTCTACCGGCAAAAGTAAAGAAGTTTTAAATCAAAAATTAGGCGGCAGTTATCCTTTGTTCACCGATTTTGAGGAAGCTTTGCATACTACCCAACCCGACGCGGTTTGCATTTCTACTTATCCGGATACACACGAAAGTTATGCTATTAAAGCCTTGGAAAGTGGCTGCCACGTTTTCCTGGAAAAACCCATTGCTGATTCGGTGGCCGGCGCGGTGCGGGTAGCCGAAACGGCCCAACGCACGGGTAAAAAATTGGTGATCGGGTATATTCTGCGCCACCATCCTTCTTGGATCCAATTTGTAGAATTATCCCGGGAGTTGGGGAAACCCTTGGTCATGCGCATGAATTTAAACCAGCAAAGCCACGGAGCTGCCTGGGCGGTGCACCGCAATTTAATGAAAAGCTTGAGCCCGATTGTGGACTGCGGGGTGCATTACATTGATGTAATGTGCCAGATGACCCGTTCGCGGCCCATTCAGGTGAGTGCTATTGGCGCCCGTCTAACGGAGGATATACCAGCGGGTAATTACAACTATGGTCAGCTGCAAATCCGTTTCGCGGATGGCTCGGTAGGTTGGTACGAAGCCGGTTGGGGGCCCATGATCAGCGAAACTGCTTTTTTTGTGAAGGACGTCATCGGGCCAAAAGGTGCCATATCGATTGTGGCGAAAGATGCCGGCGGCGCCGGTAAATCCGATTCGGTAGAAGCACATACCAAAACCGAATGGTTGCGGTATCACCGGGCCGATTTAAACGAAAAAGAAGAACTCAAGCTAGAGGATGCCTGGATTAGTATGGAAGACGAACCCGACCACCAGGAATTATGCAACCGCGAACAGCTGTATTTTTTGCAAGCCATCCGCGAAGATATTAATCTAACTGACCATGTGGCCGATGCGGTGAACAGCCTGCGCATTGCTTTTGCCTGCGACGAATCTGTACGTACGGGGCAGGTAGTAGCTTTGTAA
- a CDS encoding RidA family protein, with translation MIIHEKLELLGLHLPEPPKPGGSYVSVNIRGNIAYLAIQFPFRNNEMLYQGKLGNEISLENGYKAMQLCALNVLAQVNQYVGFDKVVGLNHFDAYYQANSDFDSAPQVVNGASDLFVNVKGEKGRHSRAIFGVAQLPLNFCVGLTSTFTLI, from the coding sequence ATGATTATTCACGAAAAATTAGAACTATTAGGCTTGCATTTACCCGAGCCTCCTAAACCCGGAGGTAGTTATGTGTCCGTTAATATCCGGGGGAATATAGCTTATTTAGCCATTCAGTTTCCGTTTCGAAATAATGAAATGCTTTATCAAGGCAAACTAGGTAACGAAATTTCTCTGGAAAATGGATACAAAGCGATGCAACTTTGTGCTTTAAATGTGTTGGCCCAGGTAAACCAATACGTAGGCTTTGATAAAGTTGTAGGCTTAAACCATTTTGATGCGTATTACCAGGCTAATTCTGATTTTGACAGTGCTCCCCAGGTAGTAAATGGAGCTTCTGATTTATTCGTAAATGTAAAGGGCGAAAAAGGGAGGCACAGCCGGGCCATTTTTGGCGTCGCTCAATTACCGCTGAATTTTTGTGTGGGTTTAACTTCTACGTTTACCTTAATTTAA